A single genomic interval of Ramlibacter pinisoli harbors:
- a CDS encoding class I SAM-dependent methyltransferase — translation MSDAIIGMHEWFETPPGRYLLAWERAEFDRAVADIFGYHALQLGLPELDTLAANRMPHRWLGLREPHAPADIRRPALWTEYAALPFEAHSLDLVVLPHSLELNPDPHATLREVERVLVPEGKVVISCLNPHSLWGVRQRRAQLYRRFGLGELFLPEAGEFIGYRRLRDWLRLLNFEVETGNFGCWRPAFATDKWLGRFDWMDRAGERWWPILGAVYFIVATKRVRGVKLMARRWKPAKSIATAPVPLANRSRPAGSPQPELTGETV, via the coding sequence ATGAGCGACGCGATTATAGGAATGCACGAGTGGTTCGAAACGCCACCCGGCCGGTACCTGCTGGCCTGGGAGCGGGCCGAGTTCGACCGTGCCGTCGCCGACATCTTCGGCTACCACGCGTTGCAACTCGGGCTGCCGGAACTCGACACGCTGGCGGCCAACCGCATGCCGCACCGCTGGCTGGGCCTGCGCGAGCCCCATGCCCCGGCCGACATCCGCCGCCCGGCGCTGTGGACCGAGTACGCCGCGCTGCCGTTCGAAGCCCACAGCCTCGACCTGGTGGTGCTGCCGCATTCGCTGGAACTCAACCCCGACCCCCACGCCACCCTGCGCGAGGTCGAGCGCGTGCTGGTGCCGGAAGGAAAGGTCGTGATCAGCTGCCTCAACCCGCACAGCCTGTGGGGTGTGCGCCAGCGCCGCGCGCAGCTGTATCGCCGGTTCGGACTGGGCGAGCTGTTCCTGCCCGAGGCCGGCGAGTTCATCGGCTACCGGCGCCTGCGCGACTGGCTGCGACTGCTGAACTTCGAGGTCGAGACCGGCAACTTCGGCTGCTGGCGCCCCGCCTTCGCCACCGACAAGTGGCTGGGCCGCTTCGACTGGATGGATCGGGCCGGCGAACGCTGGTGGCCCATCCTGGGCGCCGTCTACTTCATCGTGGCCACCAAGCGCGTGCGCGGCGTCAAGCTGATGGCCAGGCGCTGGAAGCCGGCCAAGTCCATTGCCACGGCCCCGGTGCCGCTGGCGAACCGCAGCCGTCCCGCCGGCTCGCCGCAACCCGAATTGACCGGAGAGACTGTTTGA
- a CDS encoding ABC transporter substrate-binding protein, with amino-acid sequence MKTIPFARTLLAAGLGLALCGAAQAQEKLTYMTNWYAQAEHGGFYQAVATGIYRKHGLDVTIRMGGPQVNILQLMAAGQADCIMGSSDMQMMIARAGGLPVVTVAAIFQKDPQVLISHENVRSFEEMKDKTILIAPSAQRGYWLWLKGKYGFKDEQTRPYTFNIQPFVADGNTVQQGYLTSEPFAIQKAGVKANAHLFADQGWTSYATTVSCMEETIRSRPKAVESFVKATMEGWKAYLADPAPGNALIRKDNPNMTDEQLAYSVGKLKEMGIIGSGDARTAGIGVINEARAKQNYAFLVDNKLIEPSKLKVEDAFKLDWVKAAKVLP; translated from the coding sequence ATGAAGACGATCCCATTCGCACGCACCCTGCTCGCCGCCGGCCTGGGCCTGGCGCTGTGCGGCGCCGCGCAGGCGCAGGAGAAGCTCACCTACATGACCAACTGGTACGCGCAGGCCGAGCACGGCGGCTTCTACCAGGCGGTGGCCACGGGCATCTACAGGAAGCACGGCCTGGACGTCACCATCCGGATGGGCGGCCCGCAGGTCAACATCCTGCAGCTCATGGCCGCCGGCCAGGCCGACTGCATCATGGGCTCGAGCGACATGCAGATGATGATCGCGCGCGCGGGCGGCCTGCCGGTGGTCACCGTCGCGGCCATCTTCCAGAAGGATCCGCAGGTCCTGATCTCGCACGAGAACGTCAGGAGCTTCGAGGAGATGAAGGACAAGACCATCCTCATCGCTCCCTCGGCCCAGCGCGGCTACTGGCTGTGGCTCAAGGGCAAGTACGGTTTCAAGGACGAGCAGACGCGTCCCTACACCTTCAACATCCAGCCCTTCGTGGCCGACGGGAACACGGTGCAGCAGGGCTACCTGACGTCCGAGCCGTTCGCCATCCAGAAGGCGGGCGTGAAGGCCAATGCCCACCTGTTCGCCGACCAGGGCTGGACCTCGTACGCCACCACCGTGTCGTGCATGGAAGAGACCATCAGGAGCCGACCCAAGGCCGTCGAGTCCTTCGTCAAGGCCACCATGGAAGGCTGGAAGGCCTACCTGGCCGACCCGGCGCCGGGCAATGCGCTGATCCGCAAGGACAACCCCAACATGACCGACGAGCAGCTCGCGTACAGCGTCGGCAAGCTCAAGGAGATGGGGATCATCGGCTCGGGCGACGCCAGGACCGCCGGCATCGGCGTCATCAACGAGGCGCGGGCGAAGCAGAACTACGCCTTCCTGGTCGACAACAAGCTCATCGAGCCCTCGAAGCTGAAGGTGGAGGACGCCTTCAAGCTCGACTGGGTGAAGGCCGCCAAGGTGCTGCCTTGA
- a CDS encoding creatininase family protein: MLHGYIPPHRFLPYLSWTAIDGLPDKADTVIVLPVGAIEQHGPHLPCSVDSVIASGVLGKALEKLPASIPAFGMAPITYGKSDEHLHFPGTMTLTGPTLLASVTEIGESVYRAGFRKLLLANGHGGQPQVLEMAARELRLRHGDFLIVPFHVSRLPNASGRFISDEEKRLAMHAGHSETALMLALAPDTVHMERAVANVPPVFPSKLLSADGRPACAWTARDFGPSGIIGNPLGATREQGLEILDTLSDSWVQAITDLHQMRWIERDAGSWEHGHQQGHIERAPSAGL, from the coding sequence ATGCTGCACGGCTACATCCCGCCGCACCGCTTCCTGCCCTATCTCAGCTGGACAGCCATCGACGGCCTGCCCGACAAGGCCGACACCGTCATCGTGCTTCCAGTGGGCGCCATCGAGCAGCACGGGCCGCACCTGCCGTGCTCGGTCGACAGCGTCATCGCCAGCGGCGTGCTCGGCAAGGCACTCGAGAAGCTGCCGGCCAGCATCCCGGCGTTCGGGATGGCGCCCATCACCTACGGCAAGAGCGACGAGCACCTGCACTTCCCCGGCACCATGACGCTCACGGGCCCGACCCTGCTGGCCAGCGTCACCGAGATCGGCGAGTCGGTCTACCGGGCGGGATTCCGCAAGCTGCTGCTGGCCAACGGCCACGGCGGCCAGCCGCAGGTGCTGGAGATGGCGGCACGGGAACTGAGGCTGCGGCACGGCGACTTCCTCATCGTCCCGTTCCACGTCTCGCGCCTGCCCAATGCGTCGGGCCGGTTCATCTCCGACGAGGAGAAGCGGCTGGCCATGCACGCCGGCCATTCGGAGACGGCGCTGATGCTCGCGCTCGCGCCCGACACCGTGCACATGGAGCGGGCGGTGGCCAACGTGCCGCCGGTGTTCCCGAGCAAGCTGCTGTCGGCCGACGGGCGCCCGGCCTGCGCCTGGACCGCGCGCGACTTCGGCCCCAGCGGCATCATCGGCAACCCGCTCGGCGCCACGCGCGAGCAGGGCCTGGAGATCCTGGACACGCTGTCCGACAGCTGGGTGCAGGCCATCACCGACCTGCACCAGATGCGCTGGATCGAACGCGACGCCGGCTCCTGGGAGCACGGCCACCAGCAGGGCCACATCGAGCGCGCGCCGTCGGCCGGCTTATAG
- a CDS encoding FAD-binding oxidoreductase, translating to MNAPVHPIEHLQVELSDLDWVTDAGRIARLSQDFSWFSPVLKRQLEGKQAQAVVRPRSQDEIVRLVSLCARLRVPVTVRGSGTGNYGQAVPLQGGVVLDMSGYNAFLWARDGVARAQAGIRLSELESAIRPLGWELRCVPSTWRSATLGGLYGGGFGGIGSINYGPLAARGNVLGIKAITFEAQPQVVELRGSDALQLHHMWGTNGLVLEVEVGLAPAHDWVEQLVVFDSFDAGLDFGDAVSRSTGIVKRELCFLAAPIPDYLRQLADHLPAGCHACIVAVAPASEPALQEVVAQFGGKVTCRKTAEEVRTSNRTLLEYTWNHTTLHALKVDMTLTYLQIAFTPGQHLEQVRRMEAFFAGEVLTHTEFIRNIDGHMVCTALQLVRFTSEERLREIMRLYRENGIRVNDPHVFIVEDGRAQGSLAPGALAMKRRFDPLGLLNPGKVRAWMDGVPA from the coding sequence ATGAACGCTCCGGTGCACCCGATCGAACACCTGCAAGTCGAACTGTCCGACCTCGACTGGGTCACGGACGCCGGCCGCATCGCGCGGCTGTCCCAGGACTTCTCCTGGTTCAGCCCCGTGCTCAAGCGCCAGCTCGAAGGCAAGCAGGCCCAGGCCGTGGTGCGTCCGCGCAGCCAGGACGAGATCGTGCGGCTCGTGTCCCTGTGCGCGCGCCTGCGCGTGCCCGTCACGGTGCGCGGCAGCGGCACCGGCAACTACGGCCAGGCCGTGCCGCTGCAAGGCGGCGTCGTCCTGGACATGAGCGGCTACAACGCCTTCCTGTGGGCGCGCGACGGCGTGGCCCGGGCGCAGGCCGGCATCCGGCTGTCGGAGCTGGAGAGCGCCATCCGGCCGCTCGGCTGGGAACTGCGCTGCGTGCCCAGCACCTGGCGCAGCGCCACGCTGGGGGGCCTGTACGGCGGCGGCTTCGGCGGCATCGGTTCGATCAACTACGGCCCGCTGGCCGCGCGCGGCAACGTGCTGGGCATCAAGGCCATCACGTTCGAGGCGCAGCCCCAGGTGGTCGAGCTTCGGGGCAGCGACGCACTGCAGCTGCACCACATGTGGGGCACCAACGGCCTGGTGCTCGAAGTCGAGGTGGGCCTTGCGCCGGCGCACGACTGGGTGGAGCAGCTGGTGGTGTTCGACAGCTTCGATGCCGGGCTGGACTTCGGCGACGCCGTCTCGCGCAGCACCGGCATCGTCAAGCGCGAGCTGTGCTTCCTGGCGGCACCCATCCCCGACTACCTGCGCCAGCTGGCCGACCACCTGCCGGCCGGCTGCCACGCCTGCATCGTGGCGGTGGCGCCGGCCAGCGAGCCGGCGCTGCAGGAAGTGGTGGCGCAGTTCGGCGGCAAGGTCACCTGCCGCAAGACCGCCGAGGAGGTGCGCACCAGCAACCGCACGCTGCTCGAATACACCTGGAACCACACCACCCTGCATGCCCTGAAGGTCGACATGACCCTCACGTACCTGCAGATCGCCTTCACCCCCGGCCAACACCTGGAGCAGGTGCGCCGGATGGAGGCGTTCTTCGCCGGCGAGGTGCTCACCCACACGGAATTCATCCGCAACATCGACGGTCACATGGTCTGCACGGCCCTGCAGCTGGTGCGCTTCACCTCCGAGGAGCGGCTGCGGGAGATCATGCGGCTGTACCGCGAGAACGGCATCCGCGTGAACGACCCCCACGTCTTCATCGTCGAGGACGGCCGGGCCCAGGGCTCCCTGGCCCCGGGCGCCCTCGCCATGAAGCGACGCTTCGATCCCCTCGGGTTGCTGAACCCGGGCAAGGTCAGGGCGTGGATGGATGGGGTGCCGGCATGA
- the gloB gene encoding hydroxyacylglutathione hydrolase: MKLIPLPAFQDNYLWLLHNGRRALVVDPGEAQPVLDALQRDGLQLDAILVTHHHADHVGGVARLHEATGAAVWGPAAESVPAPHTALVQGDTVDVLGVRFQVLEVPGHTAGHIAYYTSHCPLDTPSGPAAEGRPVVFCGDTLFSGGCGRLFEGTPAQMLASLDALAALPPATLVCCAHEYTLSNLRFARAVEPGNGELQQYQQRCEALRREGTPTLPSTIGLERAVNPFLRTRSPGVRQAAHAFNGAPAEDDVAVFAAIRQWKNEYR, encoded by the coding sequence ATGAAGTTGATTCCCCTGCCCGCGTTCCAGGACAACTACCTCTGGTTGTTGCACAACGGGCGGCGGGCCCTGGTCGTGGACCCCGGCGAGGCGCAGCCGGTGCTCGATGCCCTGCAGCGGGACGGCCTGCAACTGGACGCGATTCTAGTCACGCACCACCACGCCGACCACGTGGGTGGCGTGGCGCGCCTGCACGAGGCCACCGGGGCTGCGGTCTGGGGACCGGCCGCCGAGTCCGTGCCCGCGCCCCACACGGCGCTCGTCCAGGGCGACACGGTCGACGTCCTGGGCGTGCGTTTCCAGGTGCTGGAGGTGCCCGGCCACACCGCCGGCCACATCGCCTACTACACGAGCCACTGCCCGCTCGACACGCCCTCGGGGCCGGCCGCCGAAGGCCGCCCGGTCGTGTTCTGCGGCGACACCCTGTTTTCCGGCGGCTGCGGCCGCCTGTTCGAAGGCACGCCGGCCCAGATGCTGGCGTCGCTCGATGCCCTGGCGGCCCTGCCGCCGGCCACCCTCGTGTGCTGTGCGCACGAGTACACGCTGTCCAACCTGCGGTTCGCGCGCGCCGTCGAACCCGGCAATGGCGAGCTGCAGCAATACCAGCAGCGCTGCGAGGCGCTGCGCCGCGAAGGCACCCCGACCCTGCCGTCCACCATCGGACTCGAGCGGGCCGTGAATCCCTTCCTGCGCACCCGCTCGCCCGGCGTGCGGCAGGCCGCCCATGCCTTCAACGGCGCACCCGCCGAGGATGACGTGGCGGTCTTCGCCGCCATCCGCCAATGGAAGAACGAGTACCGATGA
- a CDS encoding ABC transporter permease, translating to MSTAKPRHAQRVLYPALVAIVLLGAWQGLVTGLKLPPYLVPSPVLMLQTLVTDWAALFTALLVTLKITVLSFSMAVLVGVLVSFVFVQSRAIETALFPYAVLLQVTPIVAVAPLIIIWVKNPTASLVLCAALVALFPIISNTTLGLRSIDPDLQSYFAMNRASRVQTLWRLRIPSALPYFFGGLRISSGLALIGAVVAEFVAGTGGAATGLAYQILMAGYQLNIPRMFAALLLISLTGVALFVLMAWLSRLALGSWHASELSRD from the coding sequence GTGAGCACTGCCAAGCCGCGCCATGCGCAGCGCGTCCTGTATCCCGCCCTGGTGGCCATCGTGCTGCTGGGCGCCTGGCAGGGCCTGGTCACCGGCCTGAAGCTGCCGCCCTACCTGGTGCCCTCGCCGGTGCTGATGCTGCAGACCCTGGTCACCGACTGGGCCGCGCTGTTCACCGCCCTGCTCGTGACGCTGAAGATCACGGTGCTGTCGTTCTCGATGGCGGTGCTCGTCGGCGTGCTGGTCTCGTTCGTGTTCGTCCAGAGCCGCGCCATCGAGACCGCCCTCTTCCCGTACGCGGTGCTGCTGCAGGTGACGCCCATCGTGGCCGTCGCGCCGCTCATCATCATCTGGGTCAAGAATCCCACCGCCTCGCTGGTGCTGTGTGCCGCGCTGGTGGCGCTGTTCCCCATCATCAGCAACACCACCCTGGGCCTGCGCAGCATCGATCCGGACCTGCAAAGCTACTTCGCGATGAACCGGGCCAGCCGGGTGCAGACGCTGTGGCGCCTGCGCATCCCGAGTGCCCTGCCGTACTTCTTCGGCGGCCTGCGCATCTCCAGCGGCCTGGCGCTCATCGGCGCGGTGGTGGCGGAGTTCGTCGCCGGCACCGGCGGGGCGGCCACCGGGCTGGCCTACCAGATCCTGATGGCGGGCTACCAGCTGAACATCCCGCGCATGTTCGCCGCCCTGCTGCTGATCTCGCTGACCGGCGTCGCGCTGTTCGTGCTGATGGCGTGGCTGTCCAGGCTGGCGCTCGGCTCCTGGCACGCCAGCGAACTCTCGCGAGATTGA
- the rnhA gene encoding ribonuclease HI, with the protein MNEVVIYTDGACKGNPGPGGWGVVLKSGATEKELYGGELGTTNNRMEMMAVIQALEALKRPCSVTLWLDSQYVLKGITEWLPGWKAKGWRTAAKAPVKNVELWQRLDGLVQGGGHAIDWRWVRGHNGDAGNERADALANMGVEVALGRRKAPL; encoded by the coding sequence TTGAACGAAGTCGTGATCTACACCGACGGTGCCTGCAAGGGCAACCCGGGTCCCGGTGGATGGGGCGTGGTGCTCAAGTCGGGCGCCACCGAGAAGGAGCTGTACGGCGGGGAGCTGGGCACCACAAACAACCGCATGGAGATGATGGCGGTGATCCAGGCGCTGGAGGCGCTGAAGCGGCCGTGCTCGGTGACGCTGTGGCTCGACAGCCAGTACGTCCTGAAGGGCATCACGGAATGGCTTCCTGGCTGGAAGGCCAAGGGCTGGCGCACGGCCGCCAAGGCGCCGGTGAAGAACGTCGAACTCTGGCAGCGCCTCGACGGGCTGGTGCAGGGGGGCGGCCACGCCATCGACTGGCGCTGGGTGCGGGGCCACAACGGCGATGCCGGCAACGAGCGTGCCGATGCGCTGGCCAACATGGGCGTGGAAGTTGCTCTCGGCCGCCGCAAGGCGCCGTTGTAA
- a CDS encoding ABC transporter ATP-binding protein produces the protein MREPPAAALHAAAQAGATTPPAVEVLSAHKTYPNGTVALQPVDLTVQEGEFITLLGPSGCGKSTLLKMVAGLLEPSDGRLLLWRKPVQQLDEAGRRMAFVFQSPTLMPWASVATNVRLPLDLAGVPRAEADQRVQDALALVGLAKFAGSLPRNLSGGMQMRVSIARSLVVQPQLLLMDEPFGALDEITRHKLDTELLSLWREKKLTVIFVTHSIHEAVFLSNRVVMMAARPGRIVEEVAIDEPYPRTPDFMVTPRFAQYAKRLQDSLLRASRDTDEESVS, from the coding sequence ATGCGCGAACCGCCCGCCGCGGCCCTGCACGCCGCGGCGCAGGCCGGCGCCACTACGCCGCCCGCGGTGGAGGTGCTGTCGGCGCACAAGACCTACCCGAACGGTACCGTCGCCCTGCAGCCGGTCGACCTCACGGTGCAGGAAGGCGAGTTCATCACGTTGCTGGGGCCATCCGGCTGCGGCAAGAGCACGCTGCTGAAGATGGTGGCGGGCCTGCTGGAGCCGAGCGACGGCCGCCTGCTGCTGTGGCGCAAGCCCGTCCAGCAACTCGACGAGGCCGGCAGGCGCATGGCCTTCGTGTTCCAGTCGCCCACGCTGATGCCCTGGGCCAGCGTGGCCACCAACGTGCGGCTGCCGCTCGACCTGGCGGGCGTGCCGCGGGCCGAGGCCGACCAGCGCGTGCAGGACGCCCTGGCGCTGGTGGGACTGGCGAAGTTCGCCGGTTCGCTGCCGCGCAACCTGTCCGGCGGCATGCAGATGCGCGTGTCCATCGCGCGCAGCCTGGTCGTGCAGCCGCAGCTGCTGCTGATGGACGAGCCGTTCGGCGCCCTCGACGAGATCACGCGGCACAAGCTCGACACCGAGCTGCTGTCGCTGTGGCGCGAGAAGAAGCTGACCGTGATCTTCGTCACCCACTCCATCCACGAGGCGGTGTTCCTGTCCAACCGCGTCGTGATGATGGCGGCCCGGCCGGGGCGCATCGTCGAGGAGGTGGCGATCGACGAACCGTACCCGCGCACCCCCGACTTCATGGTGACGCCGCGCTTCGCGCAATACGCCAAGCGCCTGCAGGACAGCCTGCTGCGTGCCAGCCGGGACACCGACGAGGAGAGCGTGTCGTGA
- a CDS encoding transglycosylase SLT domain-containing protein, which translates to MKFSTLAALAFAVWLAGCATAPTDTTLPPLSSEGVTSSVPATPPAAAVPAGPLKPITPADASSRGVAATQPPADLWDRIRRGYAMPNLEGDLVRQQEQWYATRPDYMQRMTDRSRKYLFHIVEELERRGMPVELALLPFIESAFNPQAVSSARAAGMWQFMPGTGRDYDLKQNLFRDDRRNVLASTRAALDYLQRLYGMFGDWHLALAAYNWGEGNVGRAIARNQRAGLGTRYVDLSMPNETRNYVPKLQAVKNIVANPDSFRAELPVIENHPYFDTVTVGRDIDIDLAARLAGIELDDFKALNPQLNRPVVLAAGTPQILLPWDNAQVFQRNMSEYNEGRFASWTAWTVPGTMSVGEAARRVGMNENELRSVNAIPPRMLIKAGSVLVVARPPSKQEDVAEHLADNGQLSLAPEVTQRRTTVKAGRNESVASIARRYKVAPAQVAEWNNVGASAAFRAGQQVVVYLPVRAAARATPRTHGPHAVAAVPRAKPAPAKTTKSSKIAKSQRR; encoded by the coding sequence ATGAAGTTTTCAACGCTGGCCGCCCTGGCCTTCGCCGTGTGGCTGGCCGGCTGCGCGACAGCGCCGACCGACACCACCCTCCCCCCTCTCTCGAGCGAAGGCGTCACGTCCTCGGTCCCGGCGACGCCGCCGGCCGCCGCGGTGCCCGCCGGTCCCCTCAAGCCAATCACGCCCGCCGACGCCTCCTCGCGCGGCGTCGCCGCCACCCAGCCGCCGGCCGACCTCTGGGACCGCATCCGCCGTGGCTACGCGATGCCCAACCTCGAAGGCGACCTGGTGCGCCAGCAGGAGCAGTGGTACGCCACCCGGCCCGACTACATGCAGCGCATGACGGACCGGTCGCGCAAGTACCTGTTCCACATCGTCGAGGAGCTCGAGCGGCGCGGCATGCCGGTCGAGCTGGCCCTGCTGCCCTTCATCGAGAGCGCCTTCAACCCGCAGGCCGTCTCCAGCGCCCGCGCCGCCGGCATGTGGCAGTTCATGCCCGGCACCGGCCGCGACTACGACCTCAAGCAGAACCTGTTCCGCGACGACCGCCGCAACGTCCTGGCCTCGACCCGCGCGGCGCTCGACTACCTGCAGCGGCTGTACGGCATGTTCGGCGACTGGCACCTGGCCCTGGCGGCCTACAACTGGGGCGAAGGCAACGTCGGGCGCGCCATCGCGCGCAACCAGCGGGCCGGGCTGGGCACGCGCTACGTCGACCTGTCGATGCCCAACGAGACGCGCAACTACGTTCCCAAGTTGCAGGCGGTGAAGAACATCGTCGCCAATCCGGACAGCTTCCGCGCCGAGCTGCCGGTGATCGAGAACCACCCGTACTTCGACACCGTGACCGTCGGCCGCGACATCGACATCGACCTGGCGGCGCGGCTGGCGGGCATCGAGCTGGACGACTTCAAGGCGCTGAATCCGCAACTCAACCGGCCCGTGGTGCTGGCGGCCGGCACGCCGCAGATCCTGCTGCCCTGGGACAACGCCCAGGTGTTCCAGCGCAACATGTCCGAGTACAACGAGGGCCGCTTCGCCAGCTGGACCGCCTGGACCGTGCCCGGCACGATGAGCGTGGGCGAAGCCGCACGCCGCGTCGGCATGAACGAGAACGAGCTGCGCAGCGTCAACGCCATCCCGCCGCGCATGCTCATCAAGGCCGGCTCGGTGCTGGTGGTGGCCAGGCCGCCCTCCAAGCAGGAAGACGTGGCCGAGCACCTGGCCGACAACGGCCAGCTGAGCCTGGCGCCGGAGGTCACCCAGCGCCGCACCACGGTCAAGGCCGGCCGCAACGAGTCGGTGGCCAGCATCGCGCGGCGCTACAAGGTCGCGCCGGCGCAGGTCGCCGAATGGAACAACGTCGGCGCATCGGCGGCGTTCCGTGCCGGTCAGCAGGTCGTCGTCTACCTGCCGGTCCGCGCCGCCGCACGTGCGACCCCGCGCACCCACGGCCCGCACGCCGTGGCCGCCGTGCCGCGCGCGAAGCCGGCACCCGCCAAGACCACCAAGTCCTCGAAGATCGCCAAGTCCCAGCGCCGCTGA
- a CDS encoding efflux RND transporter periplasmic adaptor subunit has product MAAKPLYTVIAVAGIAAASTAAWWYQHKAPAAAPPATTGSPAAAAPAGGASGPTRPPVVEVGRVEVMRLTDDAQTVGSLRSRQSVVLRPEISGRVTQINFRDGERVRKGQLLVQLDDQLPLAVVQQMRAELSIARANHKRNQDLVAQSFISQRSVDESSANLQVAEAKLALAEATAARLRIVAPFDGIAGIRSINIGDYLKDGADIVNLEDLDAVYVDFRLPERFQTKIKPGQPALVQADAVPGRKWTAQVQAVDPLVDANGRSVGIRGCIDNRQLELRPGMFARVTAVFGERANAMVVPEEAIVPQGSRQFVIRLVDGPDQDSKTAQRVEVKVGLRRPGRVEIIEGLQPGDMVVTAGQQRVQKDGMPVRVLEVSRGGGAGGAGGAPAGGGAPAGGAPTVGPAAAAPANGQPADPVAMPVAASGARPAQVPVVDKAARPAALNGPNPCNLDVAQGAAPRSAPAGGSSGRPARGARAALN; this is encoded by the coding sequence ATGGCAGCCAAGCCCCTCTACACGGTCATCGCAGTCGCCGGCATCGCCGCGGCCTCCACCGCCGCCTGGTGGTACCAGCACAAGGCGCCGGCCGCGGCACCGCCCGCGACCACCGGCAGCCCCGCGGCGGCCGCGCCGGCCGGTGGCGCCAGCGGCCCGACCCGGCCCCCGGTGGTGGAGGTGGGGCGCGTGGAGGTCATGCGCCTGACCGACGACGCGCAGACCGTCGGCAGCCTGCGCTCGCGCCAGAGCGTGGTGCTGCGCCCCGAGATCAGCGGCCGCGTCACCCAGATCAATTTCCGCGACGGCGAGCGGGTGCGCAAGGGCCAGCTGCTGGTGCAACTGGACGACCAGCTGCCGCTGGCGGTGGTGCAGCAGATGCGGGCCGAGCTGTCGATCGCGCGGGCCAACCACAAGCGCAACCAGGACCTGGTGGCGCAGTCGTTCATCAGCCAGCGCAGCGTCGACGAGAGCTCGGCCAACCTGCAGGTTGCCGAGGCCAAGCTGGCGCTGGCCGAAGCCACCGCCGCACGGCTGCGCATCGTGGCGCCCTTCGACGGCATCGCGGGCATCCGCAGCATCAACATCGGCGACTACCTCAAGGACGGCGCCGACATCGTCAACCTGGAAGACCTGGACGCGGTGTACGTCGATTTCCGGCTGCCCGAGCGGTTCCAGACCAAGATCAAGCCGGGCCAGCCGGCGCTGGTGCAGGCCGACGCCGTGCCGGGCCGCAAGTGGACCGCGCAGGTGCAGGCCGTCGATCCGCTGGTCGATGCCAACGGTCGCTCGGTCGGCATCCGCGGCTGCATCGACAACCGCCAGCTGGAGCTGCGCCCGGGCATGTTCGCGCGCGTGACGGCCGTGTTCGGCGAGCGTGCCAACGCGATGGTGGTGCCCGAGGAGGCCATCGTGCCGCAGGGCAGCCGCCAGTTCGTCATCCGGCTGGTCGACGGCCCCGACCAGGACAGCAAGACGGCCCAGCGCGTCGAGGTCAAGGTCGGCCTGCGCCGCCCCGGCCGGGTCGAGATCATCGAGGGCCTGCAGCCCGGTGACATGGTCGTCACCGCAGGCCAGCAACGGGTGCAGAAGGACGGCATGCCGGTCCGTGTCCTGGAGGTGAGTCGTGGCGGTGGCGCCGGTGGTGCCGGCGGTGCTCCGGCCGGTGGCGGCGCCCCTGCGGGCGGCGCGCCGACGGTGGGGCCGGCCGCGGCGGCCCCGGCGAACGGTCAGCCCGCCGACCCGGTGGCCATGCCCGTGGCAGCCTCGGGGGCGCGCCCGGCCCAGGTGCCCGTCGTCGACAAGGCGGCCAGGCCCGCTGCGCTCAACGGTCCCAATCCCTGCAACCTCGACGTCGCCCAGGGCGCCGCGCCCCGCAGCGCCCCGGCCGGCGGCTCCTCGGGTCGCCCGGCCCGCGGCGCCCGCGCCGCCCTCAACTGA